A part of Microbulbifer sp. MI-G genomic DNA contains:
- a CDS encoding response regulator transcription factor: MTNASLQSSGHILLIEDDIDLAQWMQDYLVAKGYQVDVTGCGQQAVKLIQALNPDVVILDGMLPNLDGVDVCKAVRPEFKNAIIMVTARDEEIDEVLGLEMGADDYLTKPVRARALLTRIRKYIARQQELNHYLMPNNNESQLVFNQLCIDKKAMKVSLQGKVLKISSNEFDLLWLLASKAGQLVSRNELVSELRGFEYDGFDRSIDLKVSRLRKKLGDCPSEPHRIVTVWGKGYLFAKDAW, from the coding sequence GTGACTAACGCTTCCTTACAAAGCTCAGGGCATATTCTTCTGATTGAAGACGATATTGATTTAGCCCAATGGATGCAGGATTACCTTGTTGCCAAGGGCTATCAAGTAGATGTCACAGGCTGTGGTCAGCAAGCGGTCAAACTTATACAAGCGCTTAATCCCGATGTGGTTATTCTCGATGGCATGTTGCCTAATCTGGACGGCGTGGATGTCTGTAAAGCGGTACGGCCAGAATTTAAAAATGCGATTATTATGGTGACTGCGCGAGATGAAGAAATAGACGAGGTTTTAGGGCTTGAAATGGGTGCCGATGATTATTTGACAAAGCCTGTGCGGGCACGTGCCTTACTCACGCGTATTCGTAAGTATATTGCTCGCCAACAAGAATTAAACCATTATTTAATGCCAAATAATAATGAAAGCCAGCTTGTCTTTAATCAACTTTGTATTGATAAGAAAGCCATGAAAGTTTCTTTGCAAGGCAAAGTGCTAAAAATTTCCTCCAATGAATTTGATCTGTTGTGGTTATTGGCAAGTAAAGCGGGGCAACTCGTTTCTAGAAACGAGTTGGTGAGTGAGCTGCGAGGATTTGAATATGATGGCTTTGATCGTTCAATAGATCTTAAAGTATCGCGACTGCGTAAAAAATTGGGTGATTGCCCAAGTGAGCCTCACCGTATTGTGACGGTTTGGGGTAAAGGCTATCTCTTTGCCAAAGATGCCTGGTAG
- a CDS encoding DUF3019 domain-containing protein, whose translation MKLLIKNIALLVHFALFHSLVIIGLVISLSASSFAQAVNTTKPSATLKLSPKQCIALHYGQKCYVDIDVQWSANKKGAYCLFSSQQDLHLACWSEARQGHYAKEIVSNTNVIFYLTEKDDKQRVRLVAAELEMAWVYKKNVRSRLSWRMF comes from the coding sequence ATGAAACTTCTTATTAAAAACATCGCATTGCTGGTGCATTTTGCACTATTTCATAGCCTTGTTATTATTGGGCTGGTAATTTCTTTGAGTGCTAGTTCGTTTGCGCAAGCTGTGAATACTACCAAGCCGTCGGCAACATTAAAACTGTCGCCCAAGCAGTGTATTGCGCTTCATTATGGTCAAAAGTGTTATGTAGATATTGATGTGCAGTGGTCAGCAAATAAAAAAGGGGCGTACTGTCTTTTTTCCAGTCAACAAGACTTACACTTGGCGTGCTGGTCAGAAGCAAGGCAAGGTCACTATGCAAAAGAAATTGTTTCAAATACTAATGTGATCTTCTATCTAACAGAAAAAGATGACAAACAGCGGGTAAGACTGGTAGCTGCTGAATTGGAAATGGCATGGGTATATAAGAAAAATGTCCGCTCAAGATTATCTTGGCGAATGTTTTAA
- a CDS encoding MipA/OmpV family protein has protein sequence MANSHWIRAISLLCASLISYSSAASILNAHQEQLIEAANSSQTHAPTTPEGGSGSGPQSDDFQGGYLKVGFGYKIEEGFYDDEVKKPALFVSGRYQVKWGFFVEASSDANRLDQGLNIGFNFYNTEQWQFDLTSVRAHGRNKYSYGQSGFHQEEKIKSSEMLGLRATGLFENQLLQLVVAPYSFNDEYNDGVYASLFASNAWQIKNWEVYVSAGLVYRSEEILDYYYSTTELQSQLDFPDYQAGAGIDFVGQIGASYPISENILFETYYRYTNISSSITDSPIVKLIIASPERKEDITEFGLLVSYVF, from the coding sequence ATGGCAAACTCTCATTGGATACGCGCTATATCACTTTTGTGCGCCAGTTTAATCAGTTACTCATCTGCAGCCAGTATTCTTAATGCTCATCAAGAGCAATTGATTGAAGCAGCGAATTCAAGTCAAACTCACGCCCCGACCACACCTGAGGGGGGCAGTGGTTCAGGGCCTCAGAGCGATGACTTTCAAGGGGGATACTTAAAAGTAGGCTTTGGCTACAAAATCGAGGAAGGTTTCTATGACGACGAAGTAAAAAAGCCTGCATTATTCGTTAGTGGGCGATATCAAGTCAAGTGGGGCTTTTTTGTTGAAGCTTCTTCTGACGCAAATAGACTAGATCAAGGTTTAAATATTGGATTTAATTTCTACAATACCGAACAGTGGCAGTTTGACTTAACCTCGGTGCGTGCTCATGGGCGTAACAAATATAGCTACGGACAATCGGGGTTTCATCAAGAAGAAAAAATAAAAAGCTCAGAAATGCTGGGGTTGAGGGCTACGGGGCTGTTTGAAAATCAATTATTGCAACTTGTGGTTGCGCCATATTCGTTTAATGATGAGTATAATGATGGTGTATATGCGTCCTTATTTGCCTCTAATGCATGGCAGATAAAAAACTGGGAAGTTTACGTCTCTGCCGGACTCGTTTATCGTTCAGAAGAAATTCTGGATTATTATTACTCTACTACAGAGTTGCAAAGTCAATTGGATTTCCCCGATTACCAGGCAGGGGCCGGCATTGATTTTGTTGGGCAGATTGGTGCAAGCTACCCTATCAGTGAAAATATATTGTTTGAAACTTATTATCGCTACACCAATATATCAAGCAGTATCACGGATAGCCCCATTGTGAAACTAATTATTGCATCACCAGAAAGAAAAGAAGATATCACTGAATTTGGCTTACTTGTTAGCTATGTATTTTAG
- a CDS encoding integrase core domain-containing protein has product MKPIGWKQSECLNRHWFRTLDEARWEIDQWRELYNTIRPHSSLDYIPPVEFAQKMA; this is encoded by the coding sequence GTGAAGCCCATTGGCTGGAAGCAGAGTGAGTGTTTGAATCGCCATTGGTTCAGAACACTAGATGAAGCTCGCTGGGAAATCGATCAGTGGCGAGAACTCTACAACACCATCAGGCCGCACAGCTCACTCGACTATATACCGCCAGTTGAGTTTGCTCAAAAGATGGCGTAA
- a CDS encoding IS3 family transposase (programmed frameshift), with translation MSKRPGYSPEVRERAVRMVLTGEHEHQSRWAAITSIASKIGCTPETLRSWVNKMEVDNGTRPGTTSNDAARLKELEREVRELKRANEILRKAAAFSPPGGARPQTEVMVAFIDQEREAYGVESICEILPIAPSTFYRCKHLQANPEQRCARAQRDDELKPEIQRIYEENHRVYGAHKVWKQLNREDVKVARCTVERLMKVLQLEGVRRGKRCVTTIPDELADKPLDLVNREFTAERPNQLWVADITYVTTWSGFVYVAFVVDVFSRYIVGWRVLKSLQTDIVLDALEQALWARGKPRGVTHHSDRGSQYLSIRYTERLSEAGFHMSVGSVGDSYDNALAETINGLFKAEVIHRAGPWKGLDEVEHATLTWVDWFNHRRILGPIGDMPPAEYENLYYQQAESAQAA, from the exons ATGAGCAAACGACCTGGATACTCTCCCGAAGTACGGGAACGCGCAGTTCGCATGGTATTGACCGGCGAGCACGAGCACCAATCACGCTGGGCAGCGATCACATCTATCGCTTCCAAGATCGGCTGCACACCCGAGACCCTACGATCATGGGTCAACAAGATGGAAGTCGACAATGGTACCAGGCCCGGCACCACCAGCAATGACGCAGCCCGCCTCAAAGAGCTGGAGCGCGAAGTCCGCGAGCTGAAACGCGCTAACGAGATCTTGCGCAAGGCTGCCGCTTTTTCGCC CCCAGGCGGAGCTCGACCGCAAACCGAAGTAATGGTGGCATTCATTGACCAGGAGCGTGAGGCGTACGGTGTCGAGTCAATCTGTGAGATTCTGCCGATTGCACCGTCGACCTTTTACCGCTGCAAGCATCTACAGGCCAATCCAGAGCAACGCTGTGCGCGCGCTCAACGTGACGATGAGCTGAAGCCTGAGATCCAGCGGATCTACGAAGAAAACCACCGCGTCTATGGTGCACACAAGGTCTGGAAGCAGCTTAACCGTGAAGACGTAAAGGTCGCCCGCTGCACAGTTGAACGGCTGATGAAGGTACTGCAATTGGAAGGTGTTCGAAGAGGCAAACGTTGCGTTACGACTATCCCGGATGAGCTGGCCGATAAGCCGCTGGATCTGGTGAATCGCGAGTTTACGGCAGAGCGCCCCAACCAGCTTTGGGTGGCCGACATAACCTATGTCACAACTTGGTCTGGTTTTGTTTATGTCGCATTCGTTGTCGACGTATTCTCTCGCTACATCGTTGGCTGGCGCGTATTAAAGAGCCTTCAAACCGACATTGTGCTTGATGCTCTGGAGCAGGCACTCTGGGCACGAGGTAAGCCCCGTGGCGTTACCCATCACAGTGATCGAGGTAGTCAGTATCTGTCGATTCGATATACCGAGCGGCTTAGTGAGGCGGGTTTCCATATGTCAGTCGGCAGTGTCGGCGACTCCTACGACAACGCACTGGCAGAAACCATCAACGGTTTATTCAAGGCGGAGGTCATCCACAGGGCAGGTCCCTGGAAAGGGCTGGATGAGGTTGAACATGCAACCTTGACCTGGGTCGACTGGTTTAACCATCGCCGCATTCTTGGGCCAATTGGCGATATGCCTCCAGCTGAATACGAAAACCTGTATTATCAACAAGCCGAGTCTGCCCAAGCGGCATGA
- a CDS encoding helix-turn-helix transcriptional regulator, translating to MANSLKKVSLREIRGDSLAYALGLSQKTIAHYEGGKLRVVFILLPQLAKLLAVSIEDIVGEPSKTTKGKRGPTPRLQRQVELIGQLPRTKQKFMMEMLDIVIQQQAS from the coding sequence TTGGCTAATTCTCTCAAGAAAGTTAGCCTCCGAGAAATCCGGGGTGATTCACTGGCCTATGCCCTGGGTCTGTCACAGAAAACCATTGCGCATTACGAGGGTGGCAAACTAAGAGTGGTTTTCATCCTACTGCCGCAGCTGGCCAAGCTGCTCGCCGTCTCCATTGAAGACATCGTCGGCGAACCCAGCAAGACCACTAAAGGCAAGCGCGGCCCAACACCGCGACTACAGCGGCAAGTCGAACTGATCGGACAGCTGCCGCGCACGAAACAGAAATTTATGATGGAAATGCTTGATATCGTTATTCAGCAACAAGCTTCTTGA
- a CDS encoding type II secretion system protein GspG codes for MLNLDSQDEMALGKRDAQLIDLSIYDEALNMVFQDVGSYPSNEIGFRVLYANELQHKNWNGPYLGGKMKNIDQWGNPLIYRYPSKCGINSKKFDLYSKGPNGIDECGAGDDVTKK; via the coding sequence ATGCTGAATTTGGATTCTCAAGATGAAATGGCTCTTGGGAAAAGGGATGCACAATTAATTGATCTATCTATATATGATGAAGCTCTTAATATGGTTTTTCAGGATGTTGGCTCTTACCCATCAAATGAAATTGGTTTCAGGGTGCTTTATGCAAACGAGCTTCAGCACAAAAATTGGAACGGTCCTTATCTAGGTGGGAAAATGAAAAACATAGATCAATGGGGTAATCCGTTGATCTACAGATATCCTTCCAAATGTGGAATAAATAGTAAAAAATTTGATCTGTATTCAAAGGGACCTAACGGCATTGATGAGTGTGGAGCTGGTGATGATGTTACAAAAAAATAG
- a CDS encoding RHS repeat-associated core domain-containing protein, translated as MSESGAATYTIPLQVGPSSGGSTPALSVTYSSSGSNGPLGVGWGINGLSAITACRKTLEEDGANGSAFDRFCLDGQRLKLVLGQYGSLGSEYRTSIDSFVRVRLVSSSTGNGQGFEVYRKDGSISYYGMNEDAQQESTWYLNTQEDSVGNRIEYTYLKDTALGEHLIETVDYSAHGYHAVALNRIQFHYDTNRSDKRYGYRFGQKIAATRRLTAITSSAGSVELRRYNFSYQKSATGRLLLEEVEECVNSNCRKPTVFTYAKSAGAGLVNSLANPNIFHSGFEGGKYGDVNGDGRTDFVFIRYDGSNGKRYIRIALGTEQGSLAIQPGQMRIRSNERKEWHLLDYNNDGKDDLLHTPISDSSAYWEVNYSNGVAFSVTDTPTAITFQKGQVGQMHDFNADGLPDYIYFTGGSTSYFDSEPPKLKVRELQRSSSGKLSFKNSEVARSLSLPSSSPPGGGNGLYLGRTSVNIRDKDIVADFNGDGVADLTAVVSTHWHCTEPSIDCANGITSSTDSHFVVLMSDSNGGHSAVYSRRLSNSGGSTEHRVSDLNGDGLPDLLYRTSNTSNWEIYHFNGVKFVSAGFLPTIVDDNIQFYDWDMDGLVDILYPNANDKLNNEYQYLYVLPNESDGFGVGFRTGLILGVDKNDHNHYIMDLTGDGRPELVEKCANRDEKENHCDDMRNRGFFIGSGLTDKYVRVLKPKHSDKPVDVLTEVENGFGVKTEIRYARLNDDSANVYTRKKGSFTLNYGRGSPVFDLYSPMYVVQNVISDAPAANDNSNTVEAHYHYAGARMQSGGRGFLGFESVTTYDPQNKVKTTTRYRQDYPYIGMPSQTAKVIEPNASNIKTPASCSESSLKLISCSINTLKSVEPVSGKTVMPYISQAQDKSYSLNGNYLGKVVTTTSYTAANDIKFGNASSVVVKNYDASNTLVQSKTTSNKYNNEVSSSRWHLARLSESSITTQRYASLAAPQIKRTVHFDYDSQTGLLTDEWVAKGSAQELHTRYEHDRFGNRIKTIVTDALGESRTSRTGYDNYGRFPISRTNALGQTVEQYLGMDAFGQPREVLDISEVATVYAYSEFGTRYFEYHETGSHSTILSTLCADSGDCPTVAGIPAHFKVITTGIEQAKSVMYHDRLGREIRKQTQDFHGNPVFVDTQYDEQSRVKRISDPYGSGSSPRWTTYSYDILGRTTKVDSPSGQCDSTITYNGLTETATNCAQQTKVTQKNVLGELAQVTDNIGGKLKYAYYADGNLRHVRVLNSGGGETSVTSVEYDNLGRKNRMVDPDKGTWTYGYTGFGELAWQKDAKGQGTAMTYDALGRMVTRADYTSFNSNSQMGTLQNFSRWFYDRYPGCNSIRFDGKLVAVAQASVAIGAGCNSNMEDVSYLKLLHYDIYGRLGETVTGLGLLNGEGDFYEKVTYDQYGRVSHSFDASNQQLGKGEGYLRGVETVYNPYGYKVGVRDIQAAAGKGYYYRIKDMNLRGQVKEVLLGNGLTTTYEYHPQHYRLTNILTDINPGVGQVQNLSYDWSAIGNLLSKADLSGDGSYSKDLQESFEYDGLNRLRYARLYQAGGHTTTQEVRYDDAGNITYKTGVGSYEYSGPRPHAVTKAGNTSYQYDNNGNMSSDSGSRTLDYTVFDKPSLVTKGSHDTRFYYGPDRSRFKRVDDNGKGTVTTLQIGSVEKVIERSTSGVTIKSFYRRNIAGVAIERVELNTADEIGSTSTQYLHKDLQGSLDVITDSNGQVAEDAAGNKLVYSFDAWGKRRNALSWQQIAGAPANTVSTLRVGIFNHMSSNRGYTGHEMLDEVGLIHMNGRVYDPTLARFVSADPMIDGITSVQGYNRYAYVHNNPLTYTDPSGYSSWNKFRDAFLNNRDIHRYLAGKPLLNTVAQIAICVVSGPGCPAALAMYNANQTYQVTGDIGLAFRNGLLAGVSAAAFSAMPGGWSPTNIAIRGVTGGVLAKLGGGKFAHGFISAGVGGGFGQDTHIAVKMVVSGLVSEATGGKFANGAATAAFQSIVVGGLSKLAKNTGDVDSELEGLSEEQKQKNFDKNLASFEKALSVIDEVSDLEVPGFTVVDSSELNGRLAGISCGLFGCDDNILVSKQYLQTGRSATDFLSTAYHEVLHFNDPGYINAHTGFLARFGVMSSRHQEIYKLDRHIKLGGLRGTLERDIYNAFTNE; from the coding sequence GTGAGTGAGTCCGGCGCGGCTACTTACACAATTCCGCTCCAGGTGGGCCCTTCATCCGGTGGCAGTACCCCGGCTCTCAGTGTGACTTACAGTAGTTCCGGCAGCAATGGCCCTCTGGGGGTCGGCTGGGGTATCAACGGGTTGTCTGCTATTACTGCTTGTCGCAAAACGCTTGAAGAAGACGGCGCCAATGGCAGTGCCTTTGATCGCTTCTGTCTGGATGGCCAACGTCTGAAGCTAGTGTTGGGTCAGTACGGTAGCCTTGGCAGCGAGTACCGCACCAGTATCGACAGCTTTGTGCGCGTACGATTGGTCTCTAGTTCCACCGGCAACGGTCAGGGCTTTGAGGTGTACCGAAAGGATGGCTCAATCTCTTATTATGGTATGAATGAGGATGCGCAACAGGAAAGCACCTGGTACTTGAATACCCAAGAGGACAGCGTTGGCAACCGTATTGAGTACACCTACCTGAAAGACACCGCCCTCGGTGAACACTTGATTGAGACGGTCGATTATTCCGCGCACGGTTACCACGCTGTTGCATTGAATCGGATTCAGTTCCACTACGATACGAACCGCAGTGATAAGAGATATGGCTACCGCTTCGGACAGAAGATAGCCGCAACCCGTAGACTTACAGCCATTACATCCAGTGCAGGTTCCGTGGAGTTGCGTCGTTACAACTTTAGCTACCAGAAAAGCGCTACCGGACGTTTGCTGCTCGAAGAGGTGGAGGAATGTGTAAATAGTAATTGTCGCAAGCCGACAGTGTTTACTTACGCAAAATCTGCTGGTGCTGGCTTGGTTAATAGTCTTGCCAACCCTAACATTTTTCACTCTGGCTTTGAGGGTGGTAAATATGGAGATGTTAATGGTGATGGGCGTACTGACTTTGTATTTATTCGCTACGATGGCAGTAATGGAAAGCGCTATATTCGTATTGCGCTAGGTACAGAACAAGGTTCACTTGCCATTCAACCGGGGCAGATGCGCATTCGTTCCAATGAGCGGAAAGAGTGGCACCTGTTGGATTATAATAATGACGGCAAGGATGACCTGCTGCATACGCCAATCTCTGACAGTTCTGCTTATTGGGAGGTGAATTATTCGAATGGTGTGGCATTTAGTGTAACAGATACGCCTACTGCCATTACCTTTCAAAAAGGTCAAGTAGGTCAAATGCATGATTTTAATGCAGATGGCTTGCCGGATTACATATATTTTACCGGAGGTAGCACCAGCTATTTTGATAGTGAACCACCTAAGCTTAAAGTTAGAGAGTTGCAGCGTAGCAGTTCCGGGAAGCTATCTTTCAAAAATAGTGAAGTGGCAAGAAGTCTATCTCTTCCCAGTTCATCCCCCCCTGGGGGAGGTAATGGCTTATATTTAGGCCGTACGAGTGTGAATATACGTGATAAAGATATCGTAGCCGATTTTAATGGCGATGGAGTTGCGGACTTAACCGCGGTTGTATCAACTCATTGGCATTGTACTGAACCTTCTATTGATTGTGCGAACGGTATTACGTCAAGTACTGATTCTCACTTTGTGGTATTGATGTCTGATAGTAATGGCGGGCACTCGGCCGTCTATTCACGCAGGCTATCAAATAGTGGAGGCTCCACTGAACACAGGGTGAGTGATCTCAATGGCGATGGCTTACCTGATTTACTCTATAGAACCAGCAATACAAGTAACTGGGAAATTTATCACTTTAATGGTGTGAAGTTTGTTTCTGCTGGTTTTCTTCCAACTATCGTGGATGACAATATCCAGTTTTACGACTGGGATATGGATGGCCTGGTTGATATTCTTTACCCCAATGCCAACGATAAGTTGAACAATGAGTATCAATACTTATATGTACTCCCCAACGAGTCTGACGGTTTTGGAGTCGGGTTTAGGACTGGTCTGATACTTGGTGTAGATAAGAATGACCACAATCACTACATAATGGATTTAACAGGGGATGGTCGCCCCGAACTCGTCGAGAAGTGCGCGAACCGGGATGAGAAGGAAAACCACTGCGATGATATGCGCAACCGCGGCTTCTTTATTGGTTCAGGTCTTACAGATAAGTATGTGCGTGTCCTTAAGCCCAAGCATTCTGATAAACCGGTGGATGTATTGACCGAGGTTGAAAATGGCTTCGGGGTGAAAACAGAAATCCGCTACGCGCGCCTGAATGACGACAGCGCTAATGTCTACACTCGTAAGAAGGGCTCCTTTACGCTCAACTACGGGCGCGGCTCGCCGGTATTCGATTTATACTCGCCGATGTATGTAGTGCAAAATGTGATCTCCGATGCCCCGGCGGCCAATGACAACAGCAATACTGTAGAGGCCCACTACCATTACGCGGGGGCGCGTATGCAAAGTGGCGGCAGGGGATTTCTGGGCTTTGAGTCAGTCACCACCTATGACCCTCAAAACAAGGTGAAGACAACAACCCGTTACCGCCAGGACTACCCCTATATTGGTATGCCTTCACAAACCGCCAAGGTGATAGAGCCCAATGCCAGTAATATCAAAACCCCAGCTTCCTGTAGTGAATCCAGCCTGAAATTGATCAGTTGCTCTATCAATACTCTCAAATCGGTTGAGCCGGTATCTGGCAAAACAGTGATGCCCTATATCAGCCAGGCACAAGATAAATCCTATAGCCTGAATGGTAACTATCTGGGCAAAGTGGTCACCACTACCAGCTATACGGCTGCCAATGATATTAAATTCGGCAACGCCAGCTCGGTGGTTGTCAAAAACTACGATGCCTCTAACACCCTGGTGCAGAGTAAAACCACAAGCAACAAGTACAATAATGAGGTTAGCAGCAGCCGCTGGCACCTGGCGCGCCTGAGTGAGAGTAGCATCACTACCCAGCGGTATGCCAGCCTGGCTGCACCGCAGATCAAACGCACGGTACATTTTGATTACGATAGCCAGACCGGCCTGTTAACCGATGAATGGGTAGCCAAGGGTAGCGCACAAGAGTTGCATACCCGGTATGAGCATGACCGCTTTGGCAATCGCATTAAAACTATTGTTACCGATGCACTTGGTGAAAGCCGTACCAGCCGCACTGGTTATGATAACTATGGGCGCTTCCCCATCAGTCGAACCAATGCTCTTGGCCAAACGGTAGAGCAGTATCTGGGAATGGATGCCTTTGGCCAGCCGCGCGAAGTGTTGGATATTAGTGAGGTGGCCACCGTTTACGCCTATTCCGAATTTGGAACCCGCTACTTTGAGTATCATGAGACAGGCAGCCATAGCACTATTCTGAGTACACTCTGTGCCGACAGCGGTGACTGTCCTACAGTTGCTGGCATACCGGCTCACTTTAAAGTGATCACTACCGGTATCGAACAGGCCAAAAGCGTGATGTACCACGATCGCCTGGGCCGAGAGATCCGCAAGCAAACCCAGGACTTTCATGGTAATCCGGTATTTGTCGACACTCAGTACGATGAACAGTCCCGCGTTAAAAGGATCTCCGACCCCTATGGCAGCGGCAGTTCTCCGCGCTGGACCACTTATTCCTACGATATTCTCGGTCGTACTACCAAAGTGGATAGCCCCAGTGGCCAGTGTGATAGCACGATCACTTATAACGGTCTGACAGAAACTGCAACGAACTGTGCTCAGCAAACCAAGGTTACCCAGAAAAATGTGCTCGGCGAGCTGGCCCAGGTCACCGACAATATCGGCGGTAAACTCAAATATGCGTACTATGCCGATGGTAATCTGCGACATGTGCGTGTACTCAACAGTGGCGGTGGTGAAACTTCAGTAACCAGTGTTGAATACGATAATCTCGGTCGCAAAAACCGTATGGTAGATCCGGACAAGGGCACCTGGACCTATGGCTACACCGGCTTTGGTGAACTGGCCTGGCAGAAGGACGCCAAGGGGCAGGGCACAGCCATGACCTACGATGCCCTTGGTCGTATGGTGACCCGCGCCGATTACACCAGCTTCAACTCCAACAGCCAAATGGGCACCCTGCAGAACTTTAGCCGCTGGTTCTACGACCGGTATCCCGGCTGTAATTCCATCCGGTTCGATGGCAAGCTGGTGGCCGTAGCCCAAGCCTCCGTCGCTATTGGGGCTGGTTGCAATTCCAATATGGAGGACGTTAGCTACCTCAAGCTGTTGCATTATGATATTTATGGCCGCCTTGGCGAGACTGTTACCGGGCTCGGCTTGCTTAATGGCGAAGGGGACTTTTATGAGAAGGTCACCTACGACCAATACGGCCGCGTCAGCCATAGCTTCGACGCCAGTAATCAGCAGCTGGGTAAGGGCGAGGGCTACTTGCGCGGTGTAGAAACGGTATACAACCCCTATGGCTATAAGGTGGGTGTGCGAGATATTCAGGCAGCCGCCGGGAAGGGCTACTATTATCGCATCAAGGATATGAATCTTCGTGGGCAGGTAAAAGAAGTATTGTTGGGTAATGGCCTTACAACTACTTATGAATATCACCCGCAGCACTATCGCCTTACCAATATCCTCACGGATATCAATCCTGGTGTGGGCCAGGTACAGAACCTGAGCTACGACTGGAGTGCAATCGGCAACCTTCTGTCTAAAGCCGATCTCAGTGGTGATGGCAGCTACAGCAAGGATCTACAGGAAAGCTTTGAGTACGATGGCCTTAACCGCCTGCGCTACGCGCGTCTCTATCAGGCCGGCGGTCATACCACCACCCAGGAGGTACGCTACGATGATGCCGGCAATATCACCTATAAAACCGGCGTTGGTAGCTATGAGTACAGTGGCCCACGCCCCCATGCGGTAACAAAAGCGGGCAATACCAGCTATCAGTACGACAATAACGGCAATATGAGCAGCGACTCTGGCAGCCGCACATTGGACTACACCGTCTTTGATAAACCCAGCCTGGTCACCAAAGGCAGCCACGATACGCGCTTCTACTATGGCCCCGATCGCAGCCGCTTCAAACGGGTGGACGATAATGGCAAAGGCACTGTCACCACCTTGCAGATAGGCAGCGTTGAGAAAGTGATCGAGCGCAGTACCTCCGGGGTTACTATCAAGAGCTTTTATCGTCGCAATATCGCAGGCGTTGCTATCGAGCGGGTAGAGCTGAATACCGCGGATGAAATCGGCAGTACCAGCACCCAGTATTTACATAAAGACCTGCAGGGCTCCCTGGATGTTATTACTGATAGCAATGGTCAGGTTGCCGAAGATGCTGCTGGCAACAAGCTGGTCTATAGCTTTGATGCCTGGGGCAAGCGCCGTAACGCGCTGAGCTGGCAGCAGATTGCTGGTGCACCTGCGAATACGGTTAGCACGCTCAGGGTGGGTATCTTCAATCATATGAGTAGCAACCGTGGTTACACCGGCCATGAAATGCTGGATGAGGTGGGCCTGATCCATATGAATGGACGGGTCTACGACCCGACTCTGGCTCGCTTTGTCTCCGCGGATCCAATGATTGATGGGATCACCTCGGTACAGGGCTATAACCGCTACGCTTATGTGCACAATAATCCGCTGACTTATACAGACCCTTCTGGGTACAGTTCATGGAACAAGTTTCGGGATGCTTTTTTAAATAATCGGGATATTCATCGCTATTTAGCTGGAAAGCCGCTGTTAAATACAGTCGCCCAGATTGCAATCTGCGTGGTCTCCGGCCCCGGTTGTCCGGCTGCACTCGCCATGTATAATGCGAATCAGACGTACCAGGTAACAGGGGATATAGGATTAGCTTTCCGTAATGGTTTGCTTGCAGGGGTTTCTGCGGCGGCCTTCTCCGCCATGCCTGGGGGGTGGAGTCCGACCAATATTGCAATCCGTGGAGTAACTGGAGGGGTATTAGCAAAGCTGGGCGGAGGAAAGTTTGCTCACGGCTTCATCTCTGCAGGAGTCGGTGGTGGTTTTGGACAAGATACTCATATAGCTGTGAAGATGGTAGTTTCTGGGTTGGTTTCGGAGGCCACCGGTGGCAAGTTCGCAAATGGGGCGGCTACGGCGGCTTTTCAATCAATTGTCGTTGGTGGTTTATCTAAGCTAGCAAAAAATACTGGTGATGTGGATTCGGAGTTAGAGGGTTTATCTGAAGAGCAAAAGCAGAAAAACTTTGACAAAAACCTCGCTTCTTTTGAGAAAGCTCTTAGTGTCATTGATGAAGTGTCAGACTTGGAGGTTCCTGGTTTTACAGTAGTCGATTCCAGCGAGCTGAACGGCAGATTAGCTGGTATTAGCTGTGGTTTATTCGGTTGCGATGACAATATACTTGTGTCAAAACAATATCTTCAGACTGGACGTTCAGCTACTGACTTCTTGAGCACAGCCTACCACGAAGTCTTACACTTCAATGACCCCGGATACATTAATGCTCACACAGGTTTTCTGGCAAGGTTTGGTGTGATGTCATCAAGGCATCAAGAAATTTATAAGTTGGATAGACATATTAAGCTTGGAGGATTACGAGGGACTTTAGAGAGAGATATATATAATGCTTTCACAAATGAATGA